From Nitrospira sp., a single genomic window includes:
- a CDS encoding FMN-binding protein — MTLRLCCVFIALSLMPTPSFGNERIWDNDLKRFLTDQETVMAEVYMNEEEGLKIMFPKSERVRKDTIKLNPEKKSLIEERIGWKFPEESFDVYIGETGAQIDGYAVVQNTIGKHKPMTYMVGIDHNGFVSDVELLVFREARGSEVRQKRFNAQYEGKSVLDPVRINRDIINITGATMSVRSMTAGIKRVLVLIDEFYLKPAGIGSDTRAAKKDNGLLPSIFGN, encoded by the coding sequence ATGACCCTACGCCTCTGCTGTGTATTCATTGCCCTATCCCTGATGCCGACTCCATCGTTCGGAAACGAACGTATTTGGGACAACGACCTCAAGCGCTTTCTCACCGATCAGGAGACGGTGATGGCTGAAGTCTATATGAATGAAGAAGAGGGCCTCAAGATCATGTTCCCGAAGTCCGAGCGTGTCCGTAAAGACACGATCAAACTCAACCCTGAGAAAAAATCTCTGATCGAGGAGCGTATCGGCTGGAAGTTTCCTGAAGAATCTTTTGATGTCTATATCGGAGAAACCGGCGCACAGATCGATGGCTATGCCGTCGTACAAAACACAATCGGCAAGCATAAGCCGATGACCTACATGGTCGGCATCGACCATAACGGGTTCGTCTCAGATGTCGAGCTACTTGTGTTTCGGGAAGCGCGCGGGAGCGAGGTCCGACAAAAGCGGTTTAACGCGCAATATGAAGGCAAATCCGTCCTCGACCCGGTCCGGATCAATCGAGACATCATCAACATCACCGGCGCCACCATGTCCGTCCGTTCCATGACTGCCGGCATCAAACGCGTACTTGTGCTGATCGATGAGTTCTACCTGAAGCCTGCCGGGATCGGAAGCGACACCCGGGCTGCGAAAAAGGACAACGGCCTTTTGCCTTCCATCTTTGGAAACTAG
- a CDS encoding FMN-binding protein encodes MFSHLSVIFTCFAIGTALCLTIPLSARAEKVWDNDLKRYLTEGELNHAEVFMSEDEAVKIVLPKSQRVRKEVIQLTQDKKDLIEQRIGWKFPEHAFEVYIGETGDTIDGYAMVHNTIGKHKHMTYMVGVDAKGVCSDVELLVFREARGSEVGRKRFNVQYEGKSVLDPIRINKDIINITGATMSVRSISAGVKRALVLVDEFYLKPSGIGSDTLAAKKDKGFLPSIFGN; translated from the coding sequence ATGTTCAGCCACTTAAGCGTAATTTTCACATGCTTCGCGATTGGGACGGCACTCTGTCTCACCATTCCCCTGTCGGCTCGTGCCGAAAAGGTGTGGGATAACGATCTGAAGCGCTATCTCACTGAGGGTGAGTTGAATCACGCTGAAGTCTTCATGTCAGAAGATGAGGCCGTGAAGATCGTCCTCCCAAAATCGCAACGGGTGCGTAAGGAAGTGATCCAGCTCACCCAAGATAAGAAAGATCTGATCGAACAACGCATCGGATGGAAATTCCCGGAACACGCGTTCGAAGTCTATATCGGTGAAACGGGTGATACGATCGACGGCTACGCCATGGTCCACAATACCATCGGCAAGCATAAGCATATGACCTACATGGTCGGTGTCGATGCAAAAGGGGTCTGCTCCGACGTCGAACTGTTGGTGTTTCGCGAAGCCAGAGGAAGCGAAGTAGGACGGAAACGATTCAATGTGCAATATGAAGGCAAGTCGGTCCTGGATCCAATCCGTATCAATAAAGATATTATCAATATCACAGGCGCCACAATGTCCGTCCGTTCCATCAGCGCCGGTGTGAAGCGTGCACTCGTGTTGGTCGACGAATTCTATTTGAAGCCGTCCGGGATCGGCAGTGATACGCTGGCGGCGAAAAAAGATAAAGGGTTTTTGCCTTCAATTTTCGGGAACTAG
- a CDS encoding HD domain-containing protein, producing the protein MHVDSTDRIEPAVLTIQGMLTKIDRLHLPSASRRDLESILVRQVAKELDRLLPWQAGHGQGTAAIALHIGRAGSLTDEELHQLKLASLLHDIGVLMLPPCLQTKREWVEPDSYVAIQNHPRLGATLLEPFAFLREATVMIAHHHERWDGSGYPYGLRRTFIPLGARILAVADAFEAIHVPAVYDRPLRDRIALRILQVASGTQFDPSVVGLLAELMSEPEPIAVRDGPHQ; encoded by the coding sequence ATGCATGTTGACAGTACAGATCGGATTGAGCCAGCCGTCTTGACCATTCAGGGCATGCTCACAAAAATCGATCGTCTCCATCTGCCATCCGCCTCGCGGCGCGATCTGGAGAGTATTCTCGTCCGGCAAGTGGCGAAAGAACTGGACCGGCTTCTCCCGTGGCAAGCCGGTCATGGACAAGGAACAGCGGCGATTGCACTCCACATCGGACGGGCCGGATCTCTCACGGATGAGGAGTTGCATCAGCTCAAGCTGGCCTCCCTGCTTCACGATATCGGCGTTCTCATGCTTCCACCCTGTTTGCAAACCAAACGCGAATGGGTTGAGCCAGACTCCTATGTGGCAATTCAAAACCACCCCCGGCTGGGAGCCACGTTGCTAGAACCTTTTGCATTCCTTCGTGAGGCCACCGTCATGATCGCCCATCACCACGAGCGATGGGACGGATCGGGATATCCCTATGGACTCAGGAGAACGTTCATCCCATTGGGAGCAAGAATTCTTGCAGTCGCTGATGCATTCGAGGCCATTCACGTCCCCGCAGTGTACGATCGGCCCCTTCGAGATCGCATTGCGCTTCGAATTCTCCAGGTGGCGTCAGGAACTCAATTTGACCCCTCGGTCGTCGGTCTCCTGGCCGAACTCATGAGCGAGCCAGAACCCATCGCTGTAAGGGACGGACCTCACCAGTAG
- the bfr gene encoding bacterioferritin, whose product MKAKEGVLEFLNQVLRSELTAVHQYLLHAALCKNWGYERLHGHYNHLANEEVQHSAGLIAHILYLNGTPDVERLDVVAHGPNVEALLRAALEFECEDVELLQRAIAHCAVVGDFTTRHLLEHMIEDSEKHVDWFETRLRTISQIGLDRFLSEQIKK is encoded by the coding sequence ATGAAAGCCAAAGAAGGTGTGCTTGAGTTTCTTAATCAGGTGCTCAGGTCAGAGTTGACGGCCGTTCATCAGTACCTGTTGCACGCGGCTCTGTGCAAGAATTGGGGGTACGAGCGGTTGCATGGACACTACAACCACTTGGCGAATGAAGAAGTACAACACTCTGCTGGGCTAATAGCTCATATCTTGTATCTGAACGGTACGCCGGATGTGGAACGTCTCGATGTTGTGGCGCATGGGCCGAATGTGGAAGCGCTGCTTCGCGCCGCTCTGGAATTTGAATGTGAAGACGTCGAATTGCTTCAAAGGGCGATTGCGCATTGTGCAGTAGTCGGTGATTTTACGACACGTCATCTCTTAGAGCACATGATCGAAGATTCAGAGAAGCATGTCGATTGGTTTGAGACTCGGCTTCGGACCATCAGCCAGATCGGTCTTGATCGATTTCTCTCGGAACAGATCAAGAAGTAG
- the bfr gene encoding bacterioferritin, producing MKAKEGVINILNKILTADLTAINQYFVHAKMCENWGYDRLYHKVRERSIDEMKDADELIGHILYLEGVPNVQRMNAVQVGETVAEQLKLDLKAEQEMLALLNEGIVHCTKVTDFTTRHMLEDMAKDVDAHIDWIETQQETIKQVGLENYLAEQIKKES from the coding sequence ATGAAAGCAAAAGAAGGGGTAATCAACATTCTTAACAAGATCCTGACGGCTGATTTGACTGCCATCAACCAGTATTTTGTCCATGCCAAGATGTGTGAGAACTGGGGGTATGACCGGCTCTATCATAAGGTGCGGGAGCGGAGCATTGATGAGATGAAGGATGCCGACGAACTGATCGGCCATATTCTCTATTTGGAAGGTGTGCCCAATGTGCAGCGAATGAATGCCGTTCAGGTCGGCGAGACGGTAGCTGAACAGCTGAAGTTGGACTTGAAGGCGGAGCAGGAGATGCTGGCCCTCTTGAACGAAGGAATCGTGCATTGCACCAAGGTCACAGATTTTACAACGCGGCACATGCTGGAAGATATGGCGAAGGATGTTGATGCGCATATCGATTGGATCGAGACTCAGCAGGAAACGATCAAACAAGTCGGCCTGGAGAACTATCTGGCTGAACAGATCAAGAAAGAATCCTGA
- a CDS encoding copper resistance protein CopC translates to MHMFTRVILVIMLVLAAPVTSALAHSMLVKAEPPRRAVLTKSPTHVRLWFNEKIEGDYASLVVLDAQKQPLTDAKPTLAPDDQKSIVLPLPELAPGKYSVKFRVLSVDGHVVESTFDFTVKGDAQRK, encoded by the coding sequence ATGCATATGTTCACGCGCGTCATCTTGGTTATCATGCTCGTCTTGGCAGCACCCGTAACCTCAGCTTTGGCGCATTCCATGTTAGTCAAGGCCGAGCCTCCACGCCGAGCCGTGCTGACCAAGTCGCCGACACACGTGCGACTGTGGTTCAACGAGAAAATTGAAGGAGACTACGCCTCGCTCGTGGTCCTTGATGCCCAAAAACAACCACTCACCGATGCCAAGCCCACCCTTGCACCGGATGACCAGAAATCGATCGTGCTGCCCCTTCCCGAGCTGGCTCCCGGTAAGTACTCCGTTAAGTTCCGTGTCCTCTCGGTCGACGGCCATGTGGTTGAGTCTACTTTCGACTTCACCGTAAAGGGCGACGCTCAAAGGAAATGA
- a CDS encoding c-type cytochrome, whose amino-acid sequence MIEAVGTLLRCLQLASNMMLIGGCVFLAIAEQKSLESGHSWLARLKKTFPWLATLLLIGLVGLLATTTAQATGSPENSWNPQAWLDFIQKTRIGFIWTLRAASALAVLVIVLYIQSAPAAPWRYVIGASAAALPLALGSLASHSAAEEQAVLATVTYALHLIVASIWFGGLPGVILVASTIATGSADERSHIGDVLARFSRLALVTMIVVVISGLVVANRMFETNYAGLVATTYGWLLITKLTLLAVILSIASQAKSLWIPSIRQRSEQAATSGQKLRTWVTVEFGLAILLVIVATLLANAVPAKHEVIDNWPYPFRFSIDATWDDWLVRAIVLTGLVLLIIAGTTIVLSRKKQWATSWRIAVPTLLGILGLGATFYPIAIQSYPETYRKTPVPFDAISIANGVELFTANCIPCHGPQAKGNGVLAKTLPKQPVDLLTEPHTAMHTAGDFFHWLTYGRFNGVMPAFGEKFSEEERWDLLNFLHANSRGYQSRIITPRILPEQPFMATPNFSYTAHDGSSGTLKDFRGKQNLLLVLFSWPESRVRLDQLRTASTAITTTGTAILAVPMTDLPPDELTAIAQEMPFPVITQGGREISRSYALFRRTLSIPDLFSEGTRQSHMEFLFDRFGYLRARWIPRGDGPSWTDMGLLTEQITQLNQEREILPPPGDHVH is encoded by the coding sequence ATGATCGAGGCCGTCGGTACGCTGCTTCGCTGTCTGCAACTCGCGTCCAACATGATGCTGATCGGGGGTTGCGTTTTTCTAGCAATCGCCGAGCAGAAGAGCCTCGAATCAGGGCATTCGTGGCTGGCTCGTCTGAAAAAGACTTTTCCTTGGTTGGCCACTCTCCTACTGATCGGCCTAGTCGGTCTCTTGGCTACGACGACCGCACAGGCTACCGGATCCCCCGAGAATTCCTGGAACCCGCAAGCCTGGTTGGATTTTATCCAGAAAACTCGTATTGGGTTTATCTGGACCCTGCGCGCTGCGAGTGCACTTGCTGTCCTTGTGATCGTTCTGTACATACAGAGTGCTCCTGCTGCGCCATGGCGCTACGTCATAGGGGCATCAGCGGCGGCGCTGCCCCTGGCCCTCGGTTCTCTCGCGAGCCATTCGGCGGCCGAAGAGCAAGCGGTCTTGGCCACCGTGACCTATGCCCTCCATCTTATCGTAGCGAGCATTTGGTTCGGCGGTCTCCCGGGGGTAATTCTTGTTGCCTCCACCATCGCGACCGGATCAGCTGATGAAAGATCCCATATCGGTGACGTGCTAGCTCGTTTCTCGAGATTGGCCCTCGTCACAATGATCGTTGTTGTCATATCAGGCCTCGTCGTGGCCAATCGCATGTTTGAGACCAATTACGCCGGACTGGTCGCGACAACGTATGGCTGGCTGCTTATCACAAAGCTCACGTTACTAGCCGTCATTCTTTCCATCGCCTCACAAGCAAAGTCTCTTTGGATACCATCGATTCGGCAACGCTCCGAGCAAGCCGCAACAAGTGGGCAAAAACTTCGGACATGGGTAACAGTCGAGTTTGGCCTCGCCATTCTCCTAGTCATCGTCGCGACCTTACTGGCCAACGCGGTTCCGGCTAAACATGAGGTCATCGATAACTGGCCTTATCCATTCCGCTTCTCGATCGACGCAACATGGGACGACTGGCTTGTACGGGCCATTGTGCTAACCGGCCTTGTACTCTTGATCATAGCTGGAACGACCATCGTACTCAGCCGCAAAAAGCAGTGGGCAACCTCGTGGCGCATCGCTGTTCCAACCCTGCTGGGGATCCTCGGACTTGGCGCGACATTCTATCCCATCGCGATACAATCCTACCCGGAGACGTATCGAAAGACCCCTGTTCCGTTCGATGCCATCTCGATTGCCAATGGCGTCGAGCTATTCACGGCGAATTGCATTCCCTGCCATGGCCCACAGGCGAAGGGGAACGGGGTATTGGCGAAGACGCTGCCGAAACAACCCGTCGACCTGCTGACGGAGCCTCATACCGCCATGCACACGGCAGGCGACTTTTTCCATTGGCTGACCTACGGACGATTCAACGGTGTCATGCCGGCCTTTGGTGAGAAATTTTCCGAAGAAGAGCGCTGGGATCTCCTAAACTTTCTCCATGCCAATTCCCGAGGGTATCAATCGAGGATCATCACGCCCCGTATTCTGCCTGAGCAGCCGTTTATGGCCACCCCGAACTTTTCGTATACGGCGCACGATGGTTCAAGCGGCACCTTGAAAGACTTCCGAGGAAAACAAAACCTACTGCTCGTGTTATTCTCCTGGCCGGAGTCGCGTGTTCGGCTTGATCAACTTCGTACGGCTTCGACCGCGATTACTACAACTGGCACGGCTATCCTGGCCGTCCCAATGACCGACCTTCCTCCAGATGAGCTGACCGCAATCGCACAGGAGATGCCGTTCCCCGTCATCACTCAAGGCGGACGGGAGATCTCCCGCAGCTATGCGCTATTCCGCCGAACACTCTCGATTCCTGACTTGTTCAGCGAGGGCACTCGACAGAGTCACATGGAGTTTCTCTTCGACCGATTCGGATACCTACGAGCTCGATGGATTCCTCGTGGAGATGGACCAAGCTGGACAGACATGGGCCTTTTGACAGAACAGATCACACAGCTCAATCAAGAGCGAGAGATCTTGCCTCCTCCTGGTGATCACGTCCATTGA
- a CDS encoding methane monooxygenase/ammonia monooxygenase subunit A, with the protein MFRTDEIIKASKLPPEGVAMSRKIDYIYFIPILFVTIIGTFHMHTALLCGDWDFWLDWKDRQWWPIVTPVTLITFCAAIQYYNWVNYRQPFGATLCILALGAGKWMAVYTSWWWWSNYPPNFVMPATAIPGALVLDITLLLTRNWTLTAVIGAWMFAALFYPSNWPIFAYSHTPLVVDGALLSWADYMGFMYVRTGTPEYIRMIEVGSLRTFGGHSTMISAFFSAFASSLTYILWWQFGKFFCTSYFYITDDRQRTTKVYDVFAYATLGPQGDKAKLSGGKA; encoded by the coding sequence ATGTTTAGAACCGATGAGATTATCAAGGCTTCAAAGTTACCCCCTGAAGGGGTAGCGATGTCTCGAAAAATCGATTATATCTATTTCATTCCAATTTTGTTCGTCACCATCATCGGAACCTTCCACATGCACACGGCTCTGTTGTGTGGAGACTGGGACTTCTGGCTCGATTGGAAGGACCGTCAGTGGTGGCCGATCGTGACACCAGTTACCCTAATCACCTTCTGCGCCGCCATCCAGTACTACAACTGGGTGAACTACCGGCAGCCATTCGGTGCGACGCTCTGCATTCTGGCGCTTGGTGCCGGGAAATGGATGGCCGTCTACACTTCGTGGTGGTGGTGGTCTAACTATCCACCCAACTTCGTCATGCCAGCTACAGCGATTCCCGGTGCCTTGGTTCTCGACATCACCCTCTTGTTAACCAGGAACTGGACGTTGACGGCAGTGATCGGCGCATGGATGTTCGCGGCGTTGTTCTATCCGAGCAACTGGCCTATATTTGCCTATAGCCATACGCCGCTTGTCGTTGATGGCGCATTGCTCTCATGGGCAGACTACATGGGCTTCATGTATGTTCGTACCGGAACTCCTGAGTACATTCGGATGATCGAAGTTGGATCGCTGCGCACATTCGGCGGTCACAGCACCATGATCTCCGCGTTCTTCTCCGCATTCGCGTCCTCGTTGACGTACATCCTGTGGTGGCAGTTTGGGAAGTTCTTCTGCACCTCATACTTCTACATCACCGATGACAGACAGCGGACCACCAAGGTGTACGATGTATTTGCATACGCCACTTTGGGACCACAAGGCGACAAAGCTAAACTTTCTGGGGGGAAAGCATGA
- a CDS encoding methane monooxygenase/ammonia monooxygenase subunit B, whose protein sequence is MTAKHVFKLWMIRLCGVVTLAATPALDITPAFAHGERSQEPFLRMRTVNWYDTEWVGKTTPVNGVTELKGKFHLSEDWPRAVVKPTRTFINVGSPSSVFVRLSSKVNGTPMFVSGPMEIGRDYEYIVKLKARLPGHHHIHPMFAVKEAGPIAGPGGWMDITGRYEDFTNPIKTLTNETFDSETMGSMTGIAWHFWWIALGIFWVGYFAIRPMYLIRARVLAAYGDEILLDPIDRKVGVAVLVLTLTVVVAGYMAAEAKHPISVPLQAGEAKIKPMPIKPNPLTVDVIHAEYDVPGRALRMVLHATNNGTSPITIGEFTTAGIRFTNKFGASRVDAAYPAELVAPAGLTMDYEAAIQPGQTVDIKVESKDVLWEVQRLVDILHDPDQRFAGLFMSWTDSGERLINPVWAPVLPVFTRMGA, encoded by the coding sequence ATGACTGCCAAACACGTCTTCAAACTGTGGATGATTAGACTCTGCGGGGTGGTGACGCTGGCAGCCACGCCGGCTCTCGATATTACCCCTGCATTCGCTCACGGGGAGCGATCGCAGGAACCATTCCTGCGGATGCGCACTGTGAATTGGTATGACACTGAATGGGTTGGAAAGACGACCCCAGTCAATGGTGTGACAGAGCTGAAGGGCAAGTTCCACCTATCCGAGGATTGGCCTCGTGCGGTGGTGAAGCCAACCCGTACCTTCATCAATGTCGGGTCCCCCAGCTCCGTCTTCGTGCGTCTGAGCTCGAAGGTCAATGGAACGCCGATGTTCGTCTCGGGACCAATGGAAATTGGCCGTGACTATGAGTACATCGTCAAATTAAAGGCCAGACTCCCTGGCCACCATCACATCCATCCCATGTTTGCCGTCAAGGAAGCCGGTCCAATCGCGGGACCAGGTGGATGGATGGACATCACGGGTCGCTATGAGGATTTCACCAATCCGATCAAGACCCTGACCAATGAAACATTCGACTCGGAGACGATGGGAAGCATGACTGGAATTGCCTGGCATTTCTGGTGGATCGCTCTCGGAATCTTCTGGGTCGGGTACTTTGCGATCAGACCAATGTACCTGATTCGCGCTCGAGTCCTAGCGGCGTATGGGGACGAGATTCTGCTTGACCCCATTGACCGAAAAGTTGGTGTTGCGGTGTTGGTCCTCACATTAACTGTTGTAGTTGCCGGGTACATGGCTGCAGAAGCAAAGCACCCGATTAGCGTCCCTCTCCAGGCTGGTGAGGCAAAGATCAAGCCGATGCCGATCAAGCCCAACCCGCTGACGGTTGACGTTATTCATGCAGAGTACGATGTTCCGGGCCGCGCATTGCGCATGGTTCTTCATGCGACCAATAACGGCACATCACCGATAACCATCGGTGAGTTCACGACAGCAGGCATCAGATTCACCAACAAGTTTGGTGCATCTAGGGTTGATGCAGCCTATCCAGCCGAACTGGTTGCACCAGCCGGTCTGACGATGGATTACGAAGCCGCAATCCAGCCTGGCCAAACAGTTGACATTAAAGTCGAGTCCAAGGACGTTCTGTGGGAAGTGCAACGGTTGGTGGACATTCTCCACGATCCGGATCAGCGCTTTGCAGGATTGTTCATGTCCTGGACCGATTCTGGTGAGCGACTCATTAATCCAGTCTGGGCTCCAGTACTCCCAGTCTTCACACGGATGGGAGCATAA
- a CDS encoding MOSC domain-containing protein produces MKDQAVGTIISLQVGQPQTVGSRESSDRFDEVWTTGFFKLPITDPVWLGTTNLNGDGQADLKNHGGPEKAVNVYPVEHYPYWQQVLEATEFPFGSFGENFTTEGLLETEVCLGDIFETGEALVQVSQPRQPCWKLARRWRRKDLALLVQESGRTGWYFRVIKEGTVQAGSRLILVERPCPEWTVAYANDVMHRRTDDMQAAQSLAVCPALAVRWRETLNKRVETKTVGSTTARLYGPNL; encoded by the coding sequence ATGAAAGATCAGGCAGTTGGAACAATCATCTCTTTGCAAGTTGGGCAACCACAGACCGTAGGGAGCAGAGAATCGTCCGATCGCTTCGATGAGGTTTGGACAACCGGTTTTTTCAAGCTTCCTATCACCGACCCAGTCTGGCTTGGTACAACAAACCTGAACGGAGATGGCCAGGCCGATTTAAAGAATCACGGTGGCCCTGAAAAGGCCGTGAACGTCTATCCCGTCGAACATTACCCCTATTGGCAACAGGTGCTGGAAGCAACCGAATTCCCTTTCGGATCGTTTGGGGAAAATTTCACCACAGAAGGGCTGCTTGAGACTGAGGTCTGCCTTGGTGATATTTTCGAGACCGGAGAGGCGCTCGTTCAGGTCTCACAGCCACGGCAGCCCTGCTGGAAATTAGCACGGCGCTGGCGCAGAAAGGACCTGGCCCTCCTTGTACAAGAGAGCGGACGGACTGGCTGGTATTTCCGGGTCATCAAAGAGGGAACGGTTCAGGCTGGGTCACGCCTGATACTTGTGGAACGTCCCTGCCCAGAATGGACAGTGGCCTACGCAAACGACGTGATGCATCGACGGACAGATGATATGCAAGCCGCTCAGAGCCTCGCAGTGTGTCCGGCCCTTGCAGTCCGATGGCGTGAGACACTGAACAAGCGGGTTGAGACGAAGACGGTCGGGTCAACCACGGCAAGGCTGTATGGACCCAACCTCTAA
- a CDS encoding M28 family peptidase, which translates to MNGSTRSCSPSIVVIILLGIIFPLLPLGSRGYAQSEEDQRAWSDALAGLSSERMLADVRTLSSPAFNGRQAGSADDLRSAQWVAQELTAAGVQLPLIDNKGIAFPSPGAGKEEPVGIMASMISTPLVEPDPVVRTGAADQLVTAQLGRDYLPVFDSPSADLQGQVVFVGYGIVDPAQGIDDYAGVDVKNCIVLFLRGKPDHYPSPVSHADKVRVARDRGAVAYLTATGPIISPYEIRRGATGRPSALYGQLSPDQALPGAWISTKLAETLLAGSGDESNPDNRLRTLQELLNNAPAAQSRLVNRYASLHWKTTIADGLLTNVVGMIPGTGPDTIVIGAHRDHFGRPAGLWFPGADDNASGTAVLLEVGRALGKLGLRPQRSILFLSFSGHERDSLGSRHYTARPAIPLGSTKAMLNIDHVGAGDGVLILRVTELTKSTLKEAGYVVGLVRKLDYYGFLPGGDDEPFKETGIPTVSIASGGIHPHMHQPTDTADTINPEILRNIARYVLALTWQLANTQ; encoded by the coding sequence ATGAACGGCTCGACGCGCAGCTGCTCCCCATCCATTGTTGTGATCATTCTCCTGGGAATCATCTTCCCTCTGCTTCCCTTGGGGAGCCGAGGTTACGCGCAATCGGAGGAAGACCAGCGCGCATGGTCTGATGCACTCGCTGGCCTGTCGAGCGAACGGATGCTCGCCGACGTGCGCACGTTAAGCAGTCCGGCGTTCAACGGACGGCAAGCCGGATCCGCCGATGACCTGCGATCCGCACAATGGGTTGCACAGGAATTGACTGCGGCAGGGGTACAACTCCCGCTCATTGACAACAAGGGAATCGCCTTCCCTTCTCCCGGAGCCGGCAAGGAAGAGCCCGTTGGCATCATGGCCTCGATGATCTCCACACCACTCGTCGAACCAGACCCGGTCGTTCGCACCGGCGCAGCGGACCAGTTGGTCACAGCGCAGCTGGGTAGAGACTACCTCCCGGTCTTTGACTCCCCCTCTGCCGATCTCCAGGGTCAGGTCGTCTTCGTCGGTTACGGCATTGTCGATCCGGCTCAGGGAATCGACGATTACGCCGGCGTCGATGTGAAGAACTGCATCGTGCTCTTCCTGCGCGGCAAACCGGATCACTACCCAAGCCCTGTCAGCCACGCCGACAAGGTCCGCGTCGCACGAGATCGAGGAGCCGTAGCCTATCTGACCGCAACAGGGCCCATTATCAGCCCATATGAAATTCGCCGCGGCGCCACGGGAAGACCCAGCGCATTGTATGGGCAGCTCTCCCCTGACCAAGCCCTCCCTGGCGCGTGGATCAGCACGAAATTGGCGGAGACGCTCCTCGCCGGAAGCGGAGACGAGTCCAATCCTGATAACCGCCTTCGCACCCTCCAAGAACTACTCAATAACGCCCCAGCAGCGCAATCGCGCCTCGTCAATCGATATGCATCTCTCCATTGGAAAACCACGATAGCGGATGGCTTGCTGACGAACGTGGTCGGGATGATTCCTGGCACAGGGCCGGATACCATCGTCATCGGCGCCCATCGCGACCATTTCGGACGTCCAGCGGGCCTCTGGTTTCCTGGCGCTGACGACAATGCATCTGGAACGGCCGTACTCCTGGAGGTCGGACGGGCCCTTGGGAAACTGGGCCTACGTCCTCAACGGTCGATCCTCTTTCTCTCATTTAGTGGACATGAGAGAGATTCGCTCGGGTCACGCCACTATACAGCGAGACCTGCCATCCCCCTCGGCTCAACGAAAGCCATGCTCAACATTGACCATGTTGGAGCGGGAGACGGAGTGTTAATCCTCCGTGTCACAGAGCTTACAAAATCCACATTGAAGGAAGCAGGGTACGTAGTGGGTTTGGTACGCAAGCTTGACTATTACGGATTCTTGCCAGGCGGGGACGACGAACCGTTCAAAGAAACAGGAATTCCAACCGTCAGCATCGCAAGCGGCGGGATCCACCCGCACATGCATCAGCCTACCGACACCGCTGACACGATCAATCCAGAAATTTTGCGAAACATAGCCCGGTATGTCCTCGCACTCACCTGGCAACTGGCGAATACTCAATAG
- a CDS encoding cytochrome c, with protein MTGRNFGLAIMMMGSALILSGGMAFAEDEAPLPPVPADYADKHMPAGGWTDPKAIEEGEQIYKGDVNPNVNCGSCHGKDGTPVKKGARDMRDPKNICRWSDSFWFWRISEGIAKTKMKGFKNSLTEEQIWHVMAFENMFSNGGKPHDHSCYKP; from the coding sequence ATGACGGGAAGGAATTTCGGTTTGGCGATCATGATGATGGGGAGCGCTCTGATTCTGTCAGGAGGCATGGCTTTCGCTGAAGATGAGGCCCCATTGCCCCCGGTTCCAGCCGACTACGCAGACAAACATATGCCGGCTGGAGGGTGGACGGATCCTAAGGCTATCGAAGAGGGAGAGCAGATTTACAAGGGCGACGTGAATCCGAACGTCAACTGTGGCAGCTGCCATGGCAAGGACGGCACACCGGTAAAAAAAGGTGCGCGGGATATGCGCGATCCTAAAAATATCTGCCGTTGGTCCGATAGTTTCTGGTTCTGGCGGATATCGGAAGGTATCGCGAAGACGAAAATGAAAGGTTTTAAGAACAGCCTGACAGAAGAGCAGATCTGGCATGTGATGGCGTTTGAGAACATGTTCTCGAACGGGGGCAAGCCGCACGACCACTCATGTTACAAACCTTAA